In Acidobacteriota bacterium, the following are encoded in one genomic region:
- the iscX gene encoding Fe-S cluster assembly protein IscX: MPAEFNWDNAEDLGIMLREKFPTLDPLTVRFTDLHRYVTELPGFTGDAKLSNEPKLEAIQMAWYEEWKDNQ, from the coding sequence ATGCCAGCAGAATTCAATTGGGATAATGCGGAAGACCTGGGAATCATGCTGCGCGAGAAGTTTCCCACGCTCGATCCGCTGACCGTGCGCTTTACCGACCTGCACCGCTACGTGACGGAACTGCCCGGATTCACCGGCGATGCGAAGCTTTCGAACGAGCCCAAGCTCGAGGCCATCCAGATGGCGTGGTACGAGGAGTGGAAAGACAACCAGTAG